GCTACCAGTAACATGACCTGTCAGATGGATGCGACTGGAAAGAATATTATTTATGATTCTATTAGCCGTGATTTAAATACAATAATTGATGCCAGAAGAGCCGATTTTGAAGGGGAACAGGTTGAGGCCAGGCAGCGTCATATCAAGGAGGAAAAGTTCTACTTTCAATCATATTTTGAACACCCGCAATTAAATCGCACTTATTTTGGTTTTTTTCTATTTAACAGCCGTTTGGATGGGGCTATGGCCTTTACCTATAATTGGAGCTACCCGGGAATGGGGGATCCCTTTGTGGAGAGCCCTCAGATGCCTACGGTTGAAATGCGCACGGTTTATCCGGCCAAAGGAACATCAATTCCCACCTACCAGTTTATGGGTTTGGGTCAGGGAGCTATTGATTTACGCTGGGCTGCAACCGTGAACACCCAGTTTAAAAAAGCTTATGATAAATTTTGCACCAATAAAACGTCCAGCAGTTGCCAGCAAATAAAAACCCTTTGCCAGTCTTTTAACACTAAACTGGCACGTTTTGACGAGCCGGCTTATTACGATGGAAACGAACCTTATTATTATAATACCGACCGAGCAGCCTGTAACGCGAACGCGGCCAAAGTACTTTATGCTCACGACTACGACCGTATGCGAAGCGATTTAAAAGACATGAGTATGGAACTGTATAATATGGGTGTTACGGTAGAAGACGGTGAAGAAGAAGTAAAAACCTGGGTTTGTGACGGGTTTTAGTTTTACAGATAACCCGTAAAATAATATTTGATCTTTCCCTCTAAAATCACCACAATACACCTCTCTTTAATTTTAACCCTAACTTTATAAAGGACTTATTTATGGCCAAGAAATCTTCTAAAGAAGTGCTGGTTGTTGCCAGCAAAGTAAAAGCTTATATCAAATCCAAAAAATGCCAAACCTCGGGCGATGCCATTGGCGCTATCAGCAATGCTGTGTATGCTGCCATTGACCGTGCTATTGAACGCACAAAGGCAAATCGTCGTAGCACAGTAAAACCTCAGGATATTTAATCCTTTTGATCTTGATTAGGGGCATGACTTTCACTATCTGTGAGTCATGCCCCCATTTTCAAAAAATCTACTCTCCTGGTACGATCGCTGTAAACGCGATTTGCCCTGGCGGCATACCACTAATCCCTATTTTATTTGGATATCCGAAGCGATGTTGCAGCAAACAACTGTTGCTACGGTAATTCCTTATTATGAGCGTTTTATTCAAACACTCCCTACACTAAAAGATTTAGCAACAGCTCCCGAAGATCAGCTTCTCAAATTATGGGCAGGTCTTGGTTATTACTCGCGCGTGCGTAATCTTAAAAAAGCAGCGCAGAAAGTTGTTGGGGAATTTAACGGTAAACTTCCGTCTACTGCCGCACAACTCAAAACACTTCCAGGTTTGGGCGATTACGCCTCGGCAGCCGTTGCCAGTATAGCTTTTGGTGAAGTGATCCCGGTGGTTGATGGCAATGTGTTGCGAGTGGTTGCCCGCTATAAAGGAATTGGGGATGACATCATGCTGCCTAAAACTCGCGAAATGGTCCGCGACATCATGAAAGAACTTATCGATAAAAAACGCCCAGGTGATTTTAATCAGGCCGTGATGGAATTGGGTGCTACCGTGTGTACACCTAAAAATACGCAATGTCTTTTATGCCCGCTACGTGATGGATGCACGGCTTATAAATCAAATCAGGTTCATTTGCTTCCTATCAAAGTCAAAAAAACAAAATACATGGACGTCAATCTTACCTGCTTTGTTTATCAACATAAAAAATCCTACTGGCTTACCCAGCGCGCCCAAGGTGAAGTAAATGGGATGATGTGGGAGTTCCCGTTAGAAGAAAGCCGCCCTCAAAGAACAGACATAAAACCGGTAAAACATGCCATTATGAATAAGCGGATTACCGTTTGGCCTGTAATAGAAAAAATGTCTCAAAAGCCCAAGCAGGCAGGAAGTTGGATTGCTATTACTCAACTTCAAGAGTACCCGCTCACCACTATTACCAAAAAAGTTCTTAAGTCCATTCAAAGCGTTCAGTTTTAGCCCTATTGACTTCGGTTCCAATCCCCACTATGCCAAAGAAATGGCTTGGTTTTCGTCCAAAACAAATTCTCCTATTGCGGTTAAAAAAATAACCCCACTTTTTTCACAAAAAGGCATGAAATTTAAACGGGATGTGTTGGTTCGCGAACTTCTCAATTTGGGCAATTCAAAAATCACATCCAATATTGCAAAGCTTGTAGGGGATGAGGTGGAAAAAGAAATTTTTAACCGCCGCATTGGTGTTCTTACCACCGATACCTTAAATGCCATTGTTACCGAAAAATTAGTGGCACTGGGTTTGGCAGACGATGTTGCTGCCACGGAAGAAAATAAAACAAACGGGCATCATCCCATTTTATCACAAGATGTATTAAGGGTTTTGCTTCCAGCTGAAGAAAAAAAGAAAGCTGCTCCCGAAGTTATCCCGCTTGTTCAAAAAGAAGCTATTTCCTATTTGCCCGATGCCCAGCAAAAAATTGTATCAGTAGCAGCCAAGCGTGATTTTGGTGGGAATGTTCAAGAGTTTTGTGATGGCATTTTAGAACGTGCAGCACGCGCGCTTACCCAAGCCGATATCCATTTTGACCCACGCTTAAATTCAGATAAAATTGAAAATGAATGGTATAATTTTTTAGCATCAGGAGTTTTTTTACCAACCTTAGATGTGCTGTCTCACTTAGGCTCGTTATGGCCGCAAACATCTCCTGCTTTTACGGTGGAAGATCAGGCAAGCTCGCTAAGCGAGGGCTTACAACATTTAATTGAAAATCATCAAGCAGGGCGTTCTTCATTTATTGAATTAAAATTGCGAGCGGCAGGCGATGTTATTGGTGGTAAAACATTAAATGCCGTTAATCCTCAAGAATTACTTAAATTTTATGCTCAGGGTTTACAACTGTATCCTGTATCCGGCTCTACAACTCATAGTGTTTCTTTAAGTTTATCGCATCCACAAAGTGATCTATTTTTAAATGCGCTTCTTGAAAATCAAAATTTTTTTAAAGGCATATTTGCCCCAGACCGTGAGTTTTTACAGGCGTTAAATCAGGATGATTTTGTTAGTCTATTAAATCCACGGACGGGCTCTCTGGTACGTAAAGTACCTGTAAATTTCTTTTTAGAAAAATTTGTGGATCTTTTAAGCCGCGATGGAGAACTTAAATTTTATTTTCCACATCAAATTGCGGCTACTCCGGGTGATGCCAATTCATTTCTTATTCACCCTTGTCATGCGCAAGCTTTTAAACCTGGAAACAAAACGTTACTGGGCTCACTCAATATTTTTTCTTGTGTACACGATGGTAATTTAAATTGGGGGTTGTTAAAAAATGCCGTTTATCGTGCTGTACATTTTTTAGATAATGTCCTTTGCCTTTCGTCTGGCCTTGAAAAGGAAATTGATGTAGCGCGCTTAAGTTTAAATATTTGTGGGTGGGCTATGGTGTTGATGGAAATGGGAATTCCATACGATTCACGAGAAGCTTTGCTCTTGGCACAGGAAGTTTGTGGTTTTATTCATGAAGAAGCCATGCTTTGCAGTGCACAACTGGCCTTAAAAAGAGGCGTTCCTCAAGACTTACACCGGCAAGATGGTCCCGTGGTGCGGCATGCAGCGTTTGTAGGTATTGATGGTGATGAAGAAGTAGCGTCTATTTTTGGTGTGACGCCTGGTTTGGAGCCGTTAGACGATGAACGTCAGATTTTAGTAAAAAGTGGTTCAGTTTTTACAGTAGAAGCTCTGGAAAGCCTCTATTTAAAAGAAAGAAAAATGAGTAAGTCAGTATTTAAAAAAGGACATGAAATTTTGGCGGCGCAGCATTTGTATATGCAACAGGTGTGCGAGCGTTATGCGGATGGCTTGGTAGATAAAAAAATTCCTCTCACCGATCTTTCGCCAGAGGGTGTTAAAAATATTCTAGTGGCGGCTCACCGTTTAAATTTAAAAACATTGCATGTAGTGCATTTGTTTAAAGAGAAGGCAGTTTCGGTTTTTAAAGCTTCTTTTTCTGATAAGGGTAATTATTTTATGCCTTAAATTTCTTTTATTTTATCCCATCACTGCCGTTGCCAGTTGTTCGATAAAGGAATCCATTTTAAAAGGTTTTTGAATAAAAGATGTAGCAGGGTTTTTGAGTAGCTCCGATATTTCGGCGTTGGCGGTGTAGCCACTTGCAAAAATGACTGGCTGCTTGTGCCCCAAAGATTTGAGAGTTTTATAAAGTTCAATACCACCCATTTCGGGCATCATGATATCTAAAATAAGGAAATCAACTTGAGTTGGCTGATTGATAATTTCCAAAGCCTTGATGCCGTTTTCGGCTTTTATAACGTGCATGCCTAGCAATTCCAAAATGTCGCCAGCCATGTTGCGCATGTTTTCTTCGTCGTCAACTACCATCACTGTTTTACCTTTTAAGGAATGTAGTTTTTCTGGAGATGTTTTTTCTGTTTCTACGTCTACGCTTAAATCGGCATTCGAGCTTGGTAAATAAAGTGTAAACATAGTGCCGCGGCCTTCTTCAGAGTATACAAAAATATCGCCGCCATGATTTTGTACAATGCCCATTACCATCGATAGTCCAAGCCCGCTTCCTTTACCTACATCTTTGGTAGTGAAAAACGGGTCAAAAATGCGATGAATAACGTCTTTTGGAATGCCAGTTCCTGTGTCGGCAATGCTTAATTTTACATGGGGCCCCGGTTTTAAATGCTTTTTATATTCGCAGAATTTTTTATCGACTGTAAAATTGCTTGTTTCAAACGATATAGTCCCTCCTTTAGGCATGGCATCGCGTGCGTTAAGAGATAAATTCATAATACTCTGAATAAGCTGTGTGCTATCACCCTCAACATTCCAGAGGGTGGGGCTGAGTATTTTGTTGATGGTGATGTCTTTACCAATAGAACTTGAGAGCATGAGGATGGATTCTTCAATCAGGTTGTTGATATTCACAACGCGTTTTTCGTATTTCCCTTCACGGGCAAAACCTAATAATTGTTTGGTGAGTGTGGCGGCTCTTTTGGCCGATTGCGTAATAATAGAAAGTCTTTTTTGTGCTTTGGGATTATCCTGAAATTCGGTTCCCAGCATGTCGGCATAGCCCAAAATTGGGCCTAATAAATTATTAAAATCGTGAGCAATACCTCCGGCCAGTTTGCCGATAGACTCCATTTTTTGCGATTGTAATAGCTGGTTTTGAGTTTTGGTGAGTTGCTCGTTTATGGTTTCGGCTTTATTTAAGGCTAAATCCAGTTCACGGTTTTTTTGTTCCAATTTATTGAGGATGTCTTCACGTTCAGCTGCATGTTTATGCATTTCCTTATTTAACATGCGACCGTAAAAAGTGACTCCGCACACAATAAAAATAATAATACCAACAATTAAATATTCGTAGCTGCGGTACTGGAGTGCTAAGGTAATCTGTTTGCTAAATTCCTGATTTTGGATTTCGAAGGCTGTTTTTTGGAGTTGAAAAAAGGCTTCGTTCAGAAAAGCATACTTTCTATCCATGGTGGCCATGCGTTCGCCAGCTTTTGCTTCTTCGCCGTTTCTAAAATAACCAAAAATAAGATCAGCC
Above is a genomic segment from bacterium containing:
- the mutY gene encoding A/G-specific adenine glycosylase, translated to MPPFSKNLLSWYDRCKRDLPWRHTTNPYFIWISEAMLQQTTVATVIPYYERFIQTLPTLKDLATAPEDQLLKLWAGLGYYSRVRNLKKAAQKVVGEFNGKLPSTAAQLKTLPGLGDYASAAVASIAFGEVIPVVDGNVLRVVARYKGIGDDIMLPKTREMVRDIMKELIDKKRPGDFNQAVMELGATVCTPKNTQCLLCPLRDGCTAYKSNQVHLLPIKVKKTKYMDVNLTCFVYQHKKSYWLTQRAQGEVNGMMWEFPLEESRPQRTDIKPVKHAIMNKRITVWPVIEKMSQKPKQAGSWIAITQLQEYPLTTITKKVLKSIQSVQF
- a CDS encoding response regulator, which encodes MLKNQTNKKTWYWLYFVLAAFDLVTIGISLFLNHQIMGLYQGSIDTNQQWSHRIEEYTQLQILGGKVNAPGNDVFDSRDVVSEQNKANSSLTTFKQEREKALIDASSISTPEYRQRIILELEKIDTKMTEMKDEADLIFGYFRNGEEAKAGERMATMDRKYAFLNEAFFQLQKTAFEIQNQEFSKQITLALQYRSYEYLIVGIIIFIVCGVTFYGRMLNKEMHKHAAEREDILNKLEQKNRELDLALNKAETINEQLTKTQNQLLQSQKMESIGKLAGGIAHDFNNLLGPILGYADMLGTEFQDNPKAQKRLSIITQSAKRAATLTKQLLGFAREGKYEKRVVNINNLIEESILMLSSSIGKDITINKILSPTLWNVEGDSTQLIQSIMNLSLNARDAMPKGGTISFETSNFTVDKKFCEYKKHLKPGPHVKLSIADTGTGIPKDVIHRIFDPFFTTKDVGKGSGLGLSMVMGIVQNHGGDIFVYSEEGRGTMFTLYLPSSNADLSVDVETEKTSPEKLHSLKGKTVMVVDDEENMRNMAGDILELLGMHVIKAENGIKALEIINQPTQVDFLILDIMMPEMGGIELYKTLKSLGHKQPVIFASGYTANAEISELLKNPATSFIQKPFKMDSFIEQLATAVMG